The genomic window ctctctctccctttttctctcCTCTCTCCTCGTCACACCAGCTGCAGCAGAGGCGGCTCCTCGGCAAAACGCGGCAGGGCCGGCGCTGctgggggcgcggcggcgcggcacgGGCGCGCTGGCGGGCGTGGCCCTGACGAGAGACCGAGGCGAGGCGAGACGCGGCTTGGGCGAGGCGCGGCCGGTGGCGCAGGGTGCCGGCTCGCCGCGGCTCGGGCAGGGCGGGGCGCGCGCGGGCGTGGCCGGGCTCGCCGCGGCCTGGGCGGGGCGGGGCGCGCGCGGGCGCAGCCGGGCTCGCCGAGGCCGGGGCCGGGGCAGGGCGGAGCGCGCGCGGGCGTGGCCGGGCTCGCCGCGGCCTGGGCGGGGCGGGGCGCGCGCGGGCGCAGCCGGGCTCGCCGCGGCCGGGGCCGGGCGCGCCGAGGCCGGGGCCGGGGCAGGGCGGAGCGCGCGCGGGCGCGGCCGCACTCGCGGCGGCCGGGGTCGGGGCGCGGCTGGGATGGGGCGGAGGGCGCGGGCGCGGAGGCGCGGGACGGCGCTGCGGCGAGCACGCCCACGCGCGGGGCGGCCAGGGCGCGCGCGAAGGCCGGCACCGCTGCCAGCGCGGCCGTGGGAGGCGACGCGGGCCGGCGATGCGAGCTCGACCACGGCGGGCCGCGGCTCGTCACAGCCTCGTCCACTGCACCGGCGTGGCGAGAGCACGAGCTCGCGGGCGGGAAGGCGCATGCGTGGGCGTGTGGCCGAGGCGGACGCGAGGCGGACAGTTTGGGGTAAGTCGCCGCGTTGGGCGCCTCGAGCAAGAGCCGGACATGCGTGTCCGTTTTAGTCCCCATTGCTACCTCAAACGGACAAAAAACGGTCGAAGCGGACGTCCATTTGTGGTCTtccggtggagttggccttacagcTCGGCTCGGGGGTGCCGTATGGATTGGCTCCACTTCTTCCCTCCTGTTCACACCTGGCCCGCCCGGCCGACCGCTGGGGGGACCGTTGTGGATGAGgaggattttttcctttgtttCTGCACCCACTTGTTGATGACCAGTCCTGGAGCTCCGGCGTCCCAACTCTTCTCTGTtcattaaaaaaaaggaaaaaagaactgTTCATGTTTGGCAGGAACAGCCTATTCGTGGGATCGTATTGTTGGTTGACAAAACTGTGCTTGTCGTAtgctcaaaaaagaaaaaactgtGCTTGTCGAGCTATACTACCGGCGCATGCGTGCGCGCGGAAATGGAGGGGAAGATAATGTTTACTTACTGTGCCAAGTCATTGACGATCAAATTTCCAACTGTTTGAGCACCCATCGACCGTGCAAGTTGATCGGGATGTTAGCTAGCAGTTGGCAGCACTTTGACCCCGGGGCATCTGAGCTTTGCTGACTTTGTTTTCTTCTTGCTTTCCCGTACGAATAAAATAATAGTGTACCAAGTTTGTTGACTGTTGCGTGTATGGCCGAGCTTTGATAAGGGCGTGAGGCAAGGCAACAGTTTACACTTCCAACGTGACGACTGAGCAAACAGCCTCCCCTCTGAAAATTCCAAATTTGTTGCCAATCATTGTTTCATGGGCTCGCTCTGCCGCGCCCTTTGCATATCATCCAGCTggggcagaaatcacatatttgacctgaggacgaaatcaaatcacaaactgatctggtcacgaaaaaatttcactctgctgactctttggtgtggcgcccgacagctgggcGCCGCACCCTATTGTGCAGCGCCCATCACTTAGGCGTCACACTTCCTGCCAgtgtggcagccctggtccagtttcgaccccacagacagcactgcagcgcctaagggatatgcgccacacatgtaatgtgcagcgcctagctcttgggcgctgcacagtctgtgtttcacttgggctggccccaccctctctcccctcccacccccaccccacacacccccaccccacccaaacccttaggcttgcggccctcctctcttctcctcttccccctctcaaatccttctcaaatcttgcaaatccggagtatttgaccgtggattttgaagccaacccctcccttaaggtaatctccttcgatcccctcgttttcatccataggaattgtcacattttctcaaatcttgctagtttgggggaaaccctagttttgacttggatttgcaaatttgtgtttctttgctaatttgatatggttaggctttcatagtatgctagggttagggttatgtgtgtttgatgttggtgttagggttatgttggTCTTAGGATTGTGTTaattgttaagtgggggttaggtTGACCAATAATTCTcggttttgtaggcatggcttcatccggttccatgacgaggccaccgtgtgctaaccaagaagacatgccgAACAAGTGGGAGGATGCATCTTTGGAtaaggtgaaggagaaagatgtcaacatcctgccatgttggtgtggagatgtttgcaaggtgaaggtgtccaccgacCGAAAGAAAGCATGGACAGAAGGGCGAAGATATTTTGTATGTCCGAACTATGCTTATGATCGTGcacttccaactaacgcctatgaccaaccaccggtAAGCTCGAGAAGTACTTCACCGCCTGCTCTATGCAACACTAAGCTCGAGAAAATGTTACTCTcaaatgtgtgtcaacactaataacaaatttttatgcagtcaccgcctcctctatgcaagtacttcacgtggatagatcttgaagtgccagaagatgtGAACAAAGGACCAATACGCAGATTGTCTTAGGCGGCAACGGCGGTTCGAAGAATCGTTTcgaagaggcttggaggaagagcgtcgtcagaaggagaggatggagcagaagaaacgagaggaggagagggcacgccaagcgaaacttgctcgtgaggaggagagggcaagaaagcttgcaaaggctcgcgaggcgcaagaggaggactcggcacgtgacaagaaggggaaatggcctcgctctactcagtagggacttcgcttcggtgcactcgtcgtcaactatcttctagggcaagctgccatttgtcatttgtaatgaatgtgtcgtgaaccATGTTGTACTAATGTTTGAATTATCTTAAGTTATGAACTCGTCGGCATAAAATTTGTGTTTGTTCAAATTGCTGTGATGCTGCAGTCATTGTAAGTATTATGGATGTGATGCAAGCCATGGATGTGATGCAAGCCATAAGCAAAACTGCAGAAACAGATGCCATTTTGGCCTCCTGCGGCAGCACTCACATAACTAGAACATCAATAAAAGTACTATAAACTGGACATGCTAAGCAAAGAGaactaataacttgaacatcaTATCATTTAAGACAATTCAACATTACTTCAAGTTTGCAAACACAAATACCataacataacctcacaagttcatcAACCTCACAAGTTCACAAGTTCATCAtataacataacctcacaagttcatcaacctaacacaaagcactaatgccttccgcgtgtgttcctggtgccacgcctgcaggcaatcttcttcttcttaggagcacgaGGCTCCTCTTCGtgcacttcctcctccgcctgcggctccgcctccgcctcctcctccgcctcatcatccaagctagccatccgcgaggtccctacgaccacctttgggttgcctctgttgtcatagtcgttgggcgtgtaccggcgtatgggctgcctaggcttgaacacatatgcggaccgagcttgagcgtccgccaaagtcatgtcatcatcaagctcatggccCTATCACACAACTAAACAATATGGTGAAGGCCGGTGTCGTAATCAAGTAGGAATCACATCTAAAGGATTACtcatacctcttgggtgatcccaccctcatcatccatataagcatatgaggaactcacatcgtccccctcatggtgagatgcggggtctgatggtgtaccagacctagaggcagatggttcatcatattcaggatcacgacaaccgagaaggttcgataaccgccttaacttcttggcctgacactgtaacatgaacaagtgtgtaagatatcaaacttcgcaacatagattggctctcatagtgaatgcgatatgtaccttgaggaatgctcgtagtgaaccatcatcattgccagttccaaccggtgtcttctctagaatagactggctctcatcggctgctttcttgatctcggtgcgctacagatgagaaagaatgaatgtgttagccattcaaacatgtgtaatacggtcaacgggaaagtaaagaagggaacactttaccacatagttaatcaccggaacagcagggACTCCGTGCCCTTTCTtgacatctctgttgtacttcccctttgctagatcctcaaagtttacgggttcttcaagaatatcctcattatatgccggcgggcatatctcaactcgagtagTTCCAATAAACCATCGTACGTAGTTATCAAAAGCTTGTTGGCTGTGCTCACGAAGCGGGGCGCGTGCAGtgctacgagcttgctccacaGAAAGTTGGAAGCGGGTAACATACGGAGCATGATGCTTGCCCCAATCCTTTATCTTCCGCtgccttctcctgtccaacctACGTGGTATAAAACCAAGCATTAGCAGAATCAAAAGGAGTCCCGATGCTTAGACAATACGCAAacatgctctcttacctatgaagtgctttgtccgtgtccacccagtccggcgggtgaggctggaacagaccaaactgacgatacacgcgatgcggcaaatgaaactcaaccgcccagttgcatatcaatgggcaccgcataagccagagatccttatcccgcaagcacatcgggttgaggCGAAACTCCTGGGTGTACCCCAAGCTCTCACCGCGCCATATGGAtgccattccacctatgaaacagggcaacaatgcaatgactatttttcaagcaagcatgagaaaggactgaagtaatgacctccttacctgctcaggcgtaatcgtgtccaactcggcaatgtacttttggtacatgagattgacatcgttcgtcatctcggaaacgatatcccacttgtaagcccacgtggggcgccgtaattcgtcatgttcatctgcataccaaggatcaaacctgacgctcttcgggcatccaacaggcagacgctcccagctccatacagaaagtagaagcagattaccaccaatgtttgcactatctgtgatcctgcaacacgcatcgtccagctacatatgaaagaaaaacaatgttaacttgacagcaagcttgcattgctaatgaagaaatgagttgatcacaaaacagaccaactacctaccggtacaagtaggcaagagtcgctgaaccccagctccatttgctatcgaagacggtcaacgccttcagccacatccatggagcgttcttgccagtggagtcaggaaacaaagtcctagacacaacgtaccacatatacacacgagcatgtgtctggatcaccccatcagtggcatccggagggcacgtcgcaaagttattttgaatccacgtgaaagcagctccggctgctttcctttccctcttcttcttctcttctccctcctctacatcagcctcggcctcggtaggagccataccgataagagcaatcatctgctcgcgccacccatcagaatcggtgctcatacagagaggcctcccgtcgatagcaagaccggtgatcaacgagacatcctcgagtgtcacggtcatctccccagtccgaagatggaaactgtgcgtctccggcctccatcgatcaacaagagcggacaccagtggagcATTCAGATTCGccgtggaccggctgaccaacagaatccacgggagtagtcctgcctgcttgatgtacggtgtgtaccgctcgtcgtaaggcatggcaggaccagagaccccgtgataccgaatcttcagaggttcaagcttctgcaaaaaacaagtaatgacaaatcttagggcatgtaaatttcaactaaaTGCAAATTTGTAAAAGATTTAGATTACTCATTATTACCttatccttctcgcgcatcatgtaggaccggtgttgcacgtcgtagacatcgtccagaagccaaaccatccttacaatttcaaacaataaacatacatGAGTTCATCTTCATCTCAAATATACACTAAATATATAACATGCGTTCAACTAaaagaatctcaacatctccttctcacacaatgaatatgtcatatgtgttcaaataaactaaacatctaatatttcaaataaactaaacatctaatatttcaaatgaactcaa from Triticum aestivum cultivar Chinese Spring chromosome 3B, IWGSC CS RefSeq v2.1, whole genome shotgun sequence includes these protein-coding regions:
- the LOC123065615 gene encoding uncharacterized protein, which translates into the protein MASSGSMTRPPCANQEDMPNKWEDASLDKVKEKDVNILPCWCGDVCKVKVSTDRKKAWTEGRRYFVCPNYAYDRALPTNAYDQPPSPPPLCKYFTWIDLEVPEDVNKGPIRRLS